TGGCAATTTGCGATATCCTTATTGGAGGCCTTTTGATCTTGCATGTTTGGTTTTTGGGAAGCGATTGTAACTTTTGGACTAGCGATTTGAACAAATTATCTAACCTTGTTATGATAGCTTTGTTTCGCTTCTTGCCATTAGCATCTGCAACAAACCTTGCTGCTATTTCCTTGGAGCGGACGCATGCAACCTTTCGTCCGTTTGCACATCGCctcgtcaaaaaaaaaatctttggaGCAGCTGTTGTGGCTGTTTGGATAATAGCTGGGCTTACTTCAACCATCAGTGTCTTTAATGTCTTCCTGGAATCTGTTCTTCAGCGTACCTTATACTTATCAATTTACTtgccttgtttttttgtcatccTTGTCTCTTACACGTCTATAGCTGTGAAAATCATGTGTAAAAATCATCCGCAACATCAAGGTGCAAGCAACCGAGAAAGAAAACTGACCAAGACACTGTTCATTGCGACAGTTGCATCTCTTCTGCTACCGCTGCCCTTAGTTCTTTCCTGGTTTCTTCGTATCCTAAACAATTCAACATTGTTTCAgttagataatttttttatcttttcattTGGTGTCAATTCTCTCGTCAATCCATTTCTTTACGCATGTAGAATACCAGAGTTTAAAGGGGCTTTGCTTTCCCTTTTGCGTTGTGGACGCGAACCGGAGCCAGCACAGGTTTTTCCTCTTAACGACCGGTAAGGTCGACTTAAACGAATCAAATGATCGTTTCTCTACTATTTGGCATGAAAAATTAGAAGTAAGAAAAACGGTTTATTGCAGAAACTGTTTCTCAATAGTCGTCATGACGGCATTGTAGAAACCTTATGGGCAAGTAAATTTGTGTTGCGTAGCACAGCAAGCGTCATATGGGTGCATTTcataatttcattattttatctCCAGCACACGTACAAGAATACAATACAGTATAATACTTGGTGAATAAGCATATAAGGCTCACTCGTGAGTTATCAATTTGAACACGAGAGGAGAAATTTCATACCTCTAAGAAACAATCTGTTATTTTGTACGGCAAGATTTCCGTAGAGGACCCTCCttcattatgcaaatgtattttgttttcaaagaacaaTAGCATTAACAATGCATGGTCTCTGGAGGCTCCTCGCTTTGTTGTATTAACCTCaatgtgtgtgtgtttttgcttttgtttttctttggcttttttttttctttttctaaggGCGTGTGCGCAGAAATTTTCGATTTTACGCTCCAAAAAcgcaaattgttttctttcttgattttgacTGTTATTGCAAATTACCTTCCATTTCATAACGCAATAGCACATAATTGCGATCTCTCTTTCTTTGCTCTCCAAAAGCACAGCGTTTAGATACGATCAGGAAACGTGCATACAGCGGTTTTAAAAGAAGCTTTTTTTGGCTAGtgcaataactttttttcaatgatttttatttgtaaatacacattgtaattcatttttaaatgaTAAAATGAGTGTCAATAAACTTTAAACCTTAAATTTCCCTCGCTTGTTTGTCGCGCAGGCTTTTACTGAAGAAGCAACATTTGTGCCGAAATTGTTGAATGATAATAAAACATGATTTGAGAGCTGACTTGCAATGATGGAATTTATTCAAGACATGATAAGTGTCTACACGCATTTCGTCGTGGCACCGGCTCTTAGAACGAGGCATGCTTACTTTAAAGCCCGTTTGTTTATCGCGCAAGAGTGGCATACGCACTTCCCCTCTCTCTTCGTCGGCACAGGATTTAGAACGAAGCATTTACACTTTCCCTTGTTCGTTTGTCGGCGCAGGCTCCCAGGTATACACACTTCCGCTTGTCAACTTCAACGGggtcgcgataccggtgcgacgctctaaccaactgagctatgaagccactgacgttgggagctggtcatttgtgagttctaatgagcccatgaagaatggatgtgaagtgatattatatgaaatgtttcatatattgaacttcggatttgaaatcaagtaagctatgatcatcgcagttatgaacgcaatttaagaaatatgaaacatttcatatatcacttcacattatCATAACACCTCGATCATGGCACTTTATGCTATACgagtgaaaggtttagtttcaaaaggaactgtggtgctgcgtcgatggtaaaatcaaaaactaacattttGTACGAAACAATTTGACAAGGGTTC
This sequence is a window from Acropora palmata chromosome 9, jaAcrPala1.3, whole genome shotgun sequence. Protein-coding genes within it:
- the LOC141891669 gene encoding pinopsin-like; translation: MTVSLKLISSSECVAWLTVYGIEAVAIIILNALTAIIYLKERSLRKPSMYLMINLAICDILIGGLLILHVWFLGSDCNFWTSDLNKLSNLVMIALFRFLPLASATNLAAISLERTHATFRPFAHRLVKKKIFGAAVVAVWIIAGLTSTISVFNVFLESVLQRTLYLSIYLPCFFVILVSYTSIAVKIMCKNHPQHQGASNRERKLTKTLFIATVASLLLPLPLVLSWFLRILNNSTLFQLDNFFIFSFGVNSLVNPFLYACRIPEFKGALLSLLRCGREPEPAQVFPLNDR